One window of Deltaproteobacteria bacterium genomic DNA carries:
- a CDS encoding GNAT family N-acetyltransferase, protein MPAIKNNILWVFEQINKHHDRENFDCGIDELNRYFRKYARQNDAKNIGRTIVAIHPDTKLVAGYYTISSGSVVFENLPEQIRKGLGRYPIPVATLGRLAVDRNAQGFRLGETLLLHALQQAWQMNQKIAIYGVVVTAKNQSAKSFYLKYGFYALLDDPLHLFLSMKKIQALFHGRCS, encoded by the coding sequence ATGCCCGCTATAAAAAATAATATACTATGGGTTTTTGAACAAATTAATAAACATCATGATAGAGAAAACTTTGATTGCGGCATTGATGAATTAAATAGATATTTTCGCAAATACGCTAGGCAGAATGATGCCAAAAATATCGGCAGAACTATAGTAGCGATTCATCCTGATACTAAATTAGTCGCTGGCTACTACACGATTAGCAGTGGCTCGGTTGTGTTTGAAAACTTACCAGAACAAATACGTAAAGGATTAGGCCGCTATCCTATACCTGTAGCAACCTTGGGTCGATTAGCCGTAGATCGAAATGCTCAAGGTTTTAGGTTGGGAGAAACGCTATTGCTGCATGCTTTGCAACAGGCATGGCAAATGAATCAAAAGATAGCTATTTATGGCGTTGTGGTAACCGCAAAAAACCAAAGTGCAAAATCTTTTTATCTTAAATATGGCTTTTATGCATTGTTGGATGATCCACTGCATTTGTTTCTCTCGATGAAAAAAATACAAGCTCTATTTCATGGTCGCTGTTCTTAA
- a CDS encoding DUF1778 domain-containing protein, producing the protein MKSSETISKRLDIRLNITNKVLIEKAALLAEQTLTDFILSSSLRSAQEIIERTERLRLSDRDRDQFLQTLDDITPPNKALKKAARRFNARYKK; encoded by the coding sequence ATGAAATCATCTGAAACGATTAGTAAGCGCCTAGATATCAGACTTAATATTACTAATAAGGTACTGATTGAAAAAGCCGCGCTTTTAGCTGAACAAACTCTTACTGACTTCATTCTTTCAAGCTCTCTGCGCAGCGCACAAGAAATCATCGAACGCACAGAGCGGCTTAGATTATCAGATCGCGACCGAGATCAGTTTTTACAGACTCTTGATGATATAACGCCACCCAATAAAGCTTTAAAAAAAGCGGCTCGGAGATTTAATGCCCGCTATAAAAAATAA